In Flavobacterium piscisymbiosum, the sequence TTTGTTACTATTTTTTCTTCGATCATGGCAATATGTTCCAAAGCATCTTCATTGTTTTTTACCAATGGACGCGGAATATATTTCATGGTTTCGGGATTCGAACGTAATTCGAAAACTTCATTTACATCATCGTTTGTTATTCTTCTTAAAAGCAAACGTTCTGTTTCTATAACAGGAAATGGATTGAAATTAAATTCTAACATTTTTCTTGAATTATAATATTGTAATACTAAATTTTGAATGGAAAGTTTCATTGGCATCCAAAACTAAAATTCCTTCTTTTTCGAATAAATCTCCTGAATTTTCAGCAGTATCTGAATAACCCAACCAAGGTTCAATACAAATAAAAGGAGCTTGTTCTTTGGTCCAAAGTCCTAAACTTGGGAAATCTTCAAAATCAACTTTTAAATACGGTTTTGAGTTTTCAAGAATCGTTAATGATTTTGATTCTAATGTTTTAAAAATCAAAGCATCGTTCTCGAATAAACTATAATTTAAAGGAACGGTATTATGAGTAGTTTCCAAGACTTTAGTTTTATTAGAAATTAAATCATTCTCTAAAAGATAATATTTTAAAGTTTCTTCTTTTTCAAATTCAAAAGCATAGTTTTCGAAATTTTCAGGTAGCGCTATTGCAGGATGAGCTCCAATAGAGAAAGGCATTTTTTTATCACTTTTATTAATTACCTTATATTCTATGTCTAACGAAGCATCTTTAATTGTGTAAATAAGCTGCAATTCAAATTCGAAAGGATATTTCTTAAGTGTTTCTGTTGTCGATGCTAACGAAAAAGTAGCACTGTTTTCTGATTTATGAATCAATTGAAACTCCATATCACGCGCAAAACCGTGTCTTGGTAATTGATATTCTTTTCCGTCAATGGTATAAGTATTGTTTTTTAAAGTTCCCACAATTGGGAAAAGAATAGGAGAGTGCTTCCCCCAAAAATCAGGATTGCCTTCCCAGATGTACTCTTTATTGTTGTTGTTTATCGAAAATAATTCGGCTCCGGCATGTTTTATGGATACAGTTAGTGTTGAATTTGAAATAGTTGTATTCAAAGTATATAGTATTGAAATGAATGAATTTTATAGTGATGTAAATATATTTTATAAATTTTAGTTTTTTAGGAAAATGCCTCAAATTATTTTTTTAATAA encodes:
- a CDS encoding aldose 1-epimerase family protein, encoding MNTTISNSTLTVSIKHAGAELFSINNNNKEYIWEGNPDFWGKHSPILFPIVGTLKNNTYTIDGKEYQLPRHGFARDMEFQLIHKSENSATFSLASTTETLKKYPFEFELQLIYTIKDASLDIEYKVINKSDKKMPFSIGAHPAIALPENFENYAFEFEKEETLKYYLLENDLISNKTKVLETTHNTVPLNYSLFENDALIFKTLESKSLTILENSKPYLKVDFEDFPSLGLWTKEQAPFICIEPWLGYSDTAENSGDLFEKEGILVLDANETFHSKFSITIL